One part of the Chryseobacterium mulctrae genome encodes these proteins:
- a CDS encoding aminodeoxychorismate synthase component I, which produces MFSANHQKFIEMDELSHQKVPFFFIIDFLVDQVEIFTENEIEKKGLLIDFQGFSNVKKQEDLDKKIELKSFPESLESFKKGFDHVQKNIRQGNSYLTNYTRKTRIETNLNLGEIFHHSSAKYKVLYKDFFVFFSPETFVKIVDDKIQTYPMKGTIDASLENAAEILKNDKKEKAEHYTVVDLLRNDLSMVANDVKVDKFQYIDFLKTKQKDLYAMSSEISGNLKPEFKGKVGSIMKKLLPAGSILGAPKPKTLEIILEAEGFDRGFYTGVCGWFDGKDLDSCVMIRFIDKEGDQLYFKSGGGITHMSKLEDEYQEMKNKIYVPIH; this is translated from the coding sequence ATGTTTTCAGCGAATCATCAAAAATTTATTGAAATGGATGAACTTTCACATCAGAAAGTTCCCTTTTTCTTTATCATAGACTTCCTGGTTGATCAGGTAGAAATCTTCACAGAGAATGAAATTGAAAAAAAAGGTTTATTGATTGATTTTCAAGGTTTTTCTAATGTGAAAAAACAGGAAGATTTAGATAAGAAAATAGAATTAAAATCATTTCCCGAATCACTGGAAAGCTTTAAAAAAGGCTTCGATCACGTTCAGAAAAATATTCGTCAGGGAAATTCTTATCTTACCAACTACACCCGGAAAACCAGAATTGAAACAAATCTCAACCTGGGAGAAATTTTTCATCATTCTTCTGCAAAATACAAGGTTTTATATAAAGATTTTTTCGTATTTTTTTCTCCTGAAACTTTCGTAAAGATTGTTGATGATAAAATTCAGACCTATCCGATGAAAGGTACGATTGATGCTTCTTTGGAGAATGCTGCAGAAATTTTGAAGAATGATAAAAAAGAAAAGGCAGAGCATTATACTGTGGTCGATTTGCTTAGAAATGATTTAAGTATGGTTGCAAATGATGTGAAAGTTGATAAATTCCAGTATATTGATTTTCTGAAAACAAAACAGAAAGATCTGTATGCGATGAGTTCTGAAATTTCAGGAAATTTAAAACCTGAGTTTAAAGGAAAAGTAGGAAGTATCATGAAAAAACTTTTACCTGCAGGTTCAATTTTAGGAGCACCAAAACCTAAAACGTTAGAAATTATCCTTGAAGCGGAGGGTTTCGACAGAGGTTTTTACACCGGAGTTTGCGGTTGGTTTGATGGAAAAGATTTAGACAGTTGTGTAATGATTCGTTTTATAGATAAAGAAGGCGATCAGCTGTATTTCAAAAGTGGTGGCGGAATTACACACATGAGCAAGCTAGAAGACGAGTATCAGGAAATGAAAAATAAAATTTATGTCCCAATTCATTGA
- a CDS encoding beta-carotene 15,15'-monooxygenase codes for MSEFNEFDQQGSVPERNTGSIISHAFEMYKGVFLYALVTMIVYVIADSIIQSMTGLKWYSNYSSFRDFDEDNYRNILINRPGSSLYFSFSGLLTILLSPLFVGLIYITNKFNTKASIEFSDLFIGYRQNLGNILLYSLITNIILWISIAMCFIPVFFVYPLFLLGYPILLFENANAMDAISKTYNIAKENYSIFLGTSFLGIIISAAGIILCCIGLIFTLPFIYIAMYSIYCAYLGKPRQITYNK; via the coding sequence ATGTCCGAATTTAACGAATTTGATCAGCAAGGCTCTGTACCTGAAAGAAATACCGGATCTATTATTTCTCATGCTTTCGAAATGTATAAAGGCGTTTTTCTTTATGCTTTGGTAACGATGATTGTTTATGTTATTGCAGATTCTATTATACAATCTATGACAGGATTAAAATGGTATTCCAATTACAGCAGTTTCAGAGACTTTGACGAAGACAATTACAGAAATATTTTGATAAACAGACCAGGGAGTTCTCTTTATTTTTCATTTTCGGGTTTACTGACTATTCTTTTGTCGCCTCTTTTTGTTGGTTTAATCTATATTACAAATAAATTCAACACAAAAGCTTCAATCGAGTTTTCCGATTTATTTATTGGTTACCGTCAAAATCTAGGAAATATTTTATTGTACAGCTTGATTACCAACATTATTTTATGGATTTCTATCGCCATGTGCTTTATTCCTGTATTTTTTGTTTATCCGTTGTTTCTTTTAGGCTACCCTATTTTATTGTTTGAAAATGCTAATGCGATGGATGCTATTTCAAAAACGTATAATATTGCCAAAGAAAATTACAGCATTTTTTTAGGAACTTCTTTTTTAGGAATAATAATTAGCGCCGCCGGAATCATTTTATGCTGTATTGGTCTAATTTTTACATTACCATTTATTTATATCGCAATGTATTCTATTTATTGCGCATATTTGGGAAAACCACGACAAATAACATATAATAAATGA
- a CDS encoding VOC family protein, giving the protein MKRVTGIGGIFFKCKDPIKMKEWYKTHLGIYTNDYGATFDWKEMSDSDAKGSLTWSPTKETTEYFEPSKREFMINYTVENLEALVEELKKEGVTILDEVEVYDFGKFVHILDLEGNKVELWEPK; this is encoded by the coding sequence ATGAAAAGAGTAACAGGAATTGGAGGAATTTTCTTCAAATGTAAAGATCCAATCAAAATGAAAGAATGGTATAAAACCCATCTTGGAATTTATACTAACGATTACGGAGCAACATTTGACTGGAAAGAAATGTCTGATTCTGACGCAAAAGGTTCCCTTACATGGAGCCCGACTAAAGAAACAACTGAGTATTTTGAACCTTCGAAAAGAGAGTTTATGATTAATTATACCGTTGAAAATTTAGAAGCTTTAGTTGAAGAATTAAAAAAAGAGGGTGTAACTATTCTTGATGAAGTTGAAGTTTACGATTTTGGGAAATTCGTTCACATTCTCGATTTGGAAGGAAATAAAGTTGAATTGTGGGAGCCTAAATAA
- a CDS encoding M56 family metallopeptidase, producing the protein MLIVLKIILCSGILLGLYHLFLAKEKTFTFNRFYLIAALLFSLCIPFATIETKEAVKEIPATVFVEGNEQPIEAQIVTPQESFDYTKALLIGYCIVSGILILKIGYSIIKIKKLKGRKIKYQNRTVFLLKQDLAPFSFWSTIYLSETYFKDSKIEDSVFLHEEIHVKQKHSLDILFVEVLKAVFWINPFIYFYKKAMVDNHEFIADESVISKNKNIKSYQELILQEILKQQNLPLIHQFNFNNTKKRFIMMNTKNSKFAKVKNYLAVPAFAVLAIIFAEKTYAKENTENLNQEKENVVSDMFSNDPFSEYNRIIKKYGNLVEQKKYAEFDKVISLSDRAKLKELYFQLTKEQRDETPLYFFDVKKSEKVNVSQKQLDDFMNSKKYGLWIDGKKTNNQDLKKYKPEDFSHESVSKRYPNAISKKNPEPYQVNLMTNQYFQDYRNEKEKIFMGFKAKAFIKGKDTIPIKRNTDNRLEKNTVQDISKAVEGTAANLIQAEYPGGSNKLRDLIQTSFNSAVMKGNEGMVKSIVTFVVDQNGKVRDIKISGENEKINNEIYRVTKLANDNVTWKPATKDGKPVAFQYKMPIAMNFEVYQEAQ; encoded by the coding sequence ATGTTAATCGTTTTAAAAATAATTCTGTGTTCGGGAATTTTACTCGGTTTGTATCATTTGTTTTTAGCGAAAGAAAAAACTTTTACATTCAATAGGTTTTATCTGATTGCAGCTTTGCTATTTTCATTATGTATTCCATTTGCGACGATAGAAACAAAAGAGGCTGTAAAAGAAATTCCTGCAACCGTTTTTGTAGAAGGAAATGAACAACCTATAGAAGCACAAATTGTGACACCACAGGAAAGTTTCGATTATACAAAAGCTCTTTTAATTGGCTATTGTATCGTTTCAGGGATTTTAATTTTAAAAATTGGATATTCTATTATAAAGATTAAAAAATTAAAAGGAAGAAAAATTAAGTATCAAAACAGAACTGTTTTTCTTCTGAAGCAAGACCTAGCTCCTTTCAGTTTTTGGAGTACCATTTATCTTTCAGAAACTTATTTTAAAGATTCTAAAATTGAAGACTCTGTTTTTCTACACGAAGAAATTCATGTGAAACAAAAACATTCTTTAGACATTCTTTTTGTAGAAGTTTTAAAAGCTGTTTTCTGGATCAATCCTTTTATCTATTTCTATAAAAAAGCGATGGTCGATAATCATGAGTTTATTGCTGACGAAAGTGTAATTAGTAAGAATAAAAACATAAAAAGTTATCAGGAGCTCATTCTGCAGGAAATTTTAAAACAACAGAATCTTCCTTTAATCCATCAATTTAATTTTAATAACACCAAAAAAAGATTTATTATGATGAACACCAAAAATTCAAAATTTGCCAAAGTGAAAAACTATCTTGCTGTTCCCGCATTTGCTGTTTTAGCGATAATTTTCGCAGAAAAAACATACGCAAAAGAAAATACTGAAAACCTAAATCAGGAAAAAGAAAATGTAGTTTCTGATATGTTTTCAAACGATCCTTTTTCAGAATATAACCGAATTATAAAAAAATACGGCAATCTTGTCGAGCAAAAAAAGTATGCTGAGTTTGATAAAGTAATTAGTTTGTCGGATCGTGCTAAACTTAAAGAACTTTATTTTCAACTTACAAAAGAGCAGAGAGATGAAACGCCTTTATATTTTTTTGATGTAAAAAAATCTGAAAAAGTGAATGTAAGTCAAAAACAACTCGATGATTTTATGAACTCAAAAAAATATGGTTTGTGGATTGACGGTAAGAAAACCAATAACCAGGATCTTAAAAAATATAAACCGGAAGATTTCTCACATGAGTCTGTAAGTAAAAGATATCCTAATGCAATAAGTAAAAAAAATCCGGAACCTTATCAAGTCAATTTAATGACTAATCAGTATTTTCAGGATTACCGCAATGAAAAAGAAAAAATATTTATGGGTTTTAAAGCAAAGGCTTTCATTAAAGGAAAAGATACCATTCCTATTAAAAGAAATACAGATAACAGGTTAGAAAAAAATACAGTACAAGATATTTCTAAAGCTGTTGAAGGTACAGCAGCTAATCTTATTCAGGCAGAATACCCTGGAGGATCCAATAAATTAAGAGATTTGATTCAGACAAGTTTTAATAGCGCTGTAATGAAGGGCAATGAAGGGATGGTAAAATCTATTGTAACTTTTGTTGTTGATCAAAACGGGAAGGTAAGAGATATTAAAATATCTGGTGAAAATGAAAAAATCAACAATGAGATATATAGAGTCACAAAACTGGCAAATGACAATGTAACTTGGAAGCCTGCTACAAAAGATGGTAAACCTGTAGCATTTCAGTATAAAATGCCTATCGCTATGAATTTTGAAGTTTATCAAGAAGCACAATAA
- a CDS encoding DUF3820 family protein: protein MNPEILQEICVVKMPFGKYKDTILADLPISYLEWFQRQGMPPGKLGMQLSTIYEIKLNGLMDLLTPLRGGKVSYEKPKTKIYKF, encoded by the coding sequence ATAAATCCTGAAATTTTACAGGAAATATGTGTGGTAAAAATGCCTTTCGGAAAATATAAAGACACTATTTTAGCTGATCTTCCGATAAGTTATCTGGAATGGTTTCAGCGCCAAGGAATGCCCCCCGGAAAACTGGGAATGCAACTTTCTACGATTTACGAAATAAAACTAAATGGTTTGATGGATTTGCTTACGCCTCTTCGTGGTGGAAAAGTGAGTTATGAAAAACCTAAAACTAAGATTTATAAGTTTTAA
- a CDS encoding AI-2E family transporter, producing the protein MIPQNKDKQISSTAIKQVSLLAIILVLAGLICFNLALFIPSVLGAITIYVVCRKYNFYLQEERKWKPWASALVLMLASLIIIILPVYFIADLLIEKLGNAQAYMDKFNVFVEKIHSFIYKKTSFDIMSKENMVKLKEFAGKYSTSALSGTFNTLTVVMSMYFILYFMFEKPRFFERILASAAPLKRSNVSLIGEKMRKLIMANAIGLPVVALGQGIIALIGYFIFGAPSPILLFALTAAASMIPVVGAAIIYVPICIFMIAEGQTGPGIGLALYCVIVVGLTDNVLRFTLLKKLEDIHPLNTVFGIIMGMNLFGFMGLIFGPILVSFTLLLIQVYRNEFSDDETPELQLSEKDKNEDLENKIDLII; encoded by the coding sequence ATGATACCACAAAATAAAGACAAACAAATCAGCAGCACAGCGATAAAACAAGTTTCTTTGCTTGCAATTATTTTGGTTTTAGCAGGTTTAATCTGTTTTAATCTTGCGCTTTTTATCCCTTCAGTTTTGGGAGCCATAACGATTTATGTCGTCTGCAGAAAATATAATTTTTACCTGCAGGAAGAACGAAAATGGAAACCGTGGGCTTCTGCCTTGGTTCTCATGTTGGCAAGTTTAATTATTATTATTCTTCCGGTATATTTTATTGCCGATTTATTGATTGAAAAGCTTGGAAATGCACAAGCTTATATGGATAAGTTTAATGTGTTTGTCGAAAAAATTCACTCTTTTATTTATAAAAAAACCAGCTTTGACATCATGAGTAAAGAGAACATGGTTAAGCTGAAAGAATTTGCCGGAAAATATTCCACATCAGCATTAAGCGGAACATTTAATACTTTGACGGTAGTAATGTCGATGTATTTTATTCTTTACTTCATGTTTGAAAAGCCAAGATTCTTCGAAAGAATTTTAGCTTCAGCAGCTCCCTTGAAAAGATCTAATGTCTCTTTGATCGGCGAAAAAATGCGTAAACTGATTATGGCAAATGCAATCGGTCTCCCTGTTGTTGCTTTGGGACAGGGAATAATCGCATTGATTGGTTATTTTATCTTTGGTGCACCAAGTCCTATTTTGTTATTTGCATTAACCGCAGCGGCATCAATGATTCCGGTTGTGGGAGCGGCAATTATTTATGTTCCGATTTGTATTTTTATGATTGCAGAAGGTCAAACCGGGCCGGGAATCGGTCTTGCTCTTTATTGTGTAATTGTTGTGGGATTAACAGATAACGTGCTTCGTTTTACTTTGCTTAAAAAACTGGAAGATATTCACCCTTTAAATACCGTTTTCGGAATTATCATGGGAATGAATCTTTTTGGATTTATGGGATTGATTTTCGGGCCTATTTTAGTGTCGTTCACACTCCTTCTTATTCAGGTGTACAGAAATGAATTTTCTGATGATGAAACTCCTGAACTTCAACTTTCAGAGAAAGACAAAAACGAAGATTTAGAAAATAAAATTGATTTAATAATTTAA
- a CDS encoding aminotransferase class IV: MSQFIESIKVEDQELFLLEFHQKRVNETFAHFGKEGSIDLEKIFKDLQHDEDGLYKLRLVYDLDKKFRTMMMPYAIPEIQDFQLVENNSYDYSFKFEDRKELEKMKMKSKAEEIIIVKNNHITDTSFSNILFQKGKDWFTPSTYLLNGVQRQYLLKKKKIKEAEITLQNIKEFSHFQLINAMNDFDDMFIYPIHKITNLPGNDDYLDI, from the coding sequence ATGTCCCAATTCATTGAAAGTATTAAAGTAGAAGATCAGGAATTGTTCCTGTTGGAGTTTCACCAGAAACGCGTGAATGAGACTTTCGCCCATTTTGGGAAAGAAGGTTCTATTGATTTGGAGAAGATTTTTAAAGATCTTCAACACGACGAAGACGGTTTATACAAACTGCGACTTGTTTATGACCTTGATAAAAAATTCAGAACGATGATGATGCCTTATGCAATTCCTGAAATTCAGGATTTTCAGTTGGTTGAAAATAACAGTTATGACTATTCTTTTAAGTTTGAAGACCGCAAAGAGCTTGAAAAAATGAAGATGAAGTCTAAAGCTGAGGAAATTATTATCGTAAAAAATAATCACATCACAGATACTTCATTTTCAAATATATTATTCCAAAAAGGAAAAGATTGGTTTACGCCATCCACTTATCTTTTAAACGGAGTGCAAAGACAATATCTTTTGAAGAAAAAGAAAATAAAAGAAGCCGAAATTACTTTGCAAAATATCAAGGAATTCTCACATTTTCAATTGATTAATGCAATGAATGATTTTGATGATATGTTTATTTATCCGATTCATAAAATCACCAATCTTCCTGGGAATGATGATTATTTGGATATTTAA
- the uvrB gene encoding excinuclease ABC subunit UvrB codes for MKFNLQSEYQPTGDQPKAIEKLTAGIEIGEKYQTLLGVTGSGKTFTVANVVNNVQKPTLVLAHNKTLAAQLFMEFKEFYPENAVEYFVSYYDYYQPEAYIASSGTYIEKDLSINEEVEKLRLSAIASLLSGRRDILIVASVSCIYGVGNPAEFHKSLISLEIGEKTTRTALLHSLVNALYSRTLADFQRGTFRVKGDVIDVFPAYADNGIRIQFFGDEIEKIQSFDPVSGNVTSNFDQIQIYPANLFVTTKETLNGAIKNIQDDMVKQVDFFAEIGKPLESKRLQERTELDLEMIKELGYCSGIENYSRYLDGRLPGSRPFCLLDYFPKDFLMVIDESHVTVPQVHAMYGGDRSRKEALVEYGFRLPAAMDNRPLKFEEFEAIQNQVIYVSATPADYELEKTGGEYIEQIIRPTGLLDPIIEVRPSLNQIDDLMEEINKRAEIDERVLVTTLTKKMAEELTKYFTKFGIRTRYIHSDVETLERIQIMQDLRLGVFDVLIGVNLLREGLDLPEVSLVAILDADKEGMLRSRRSMIQTVGRAARNVNGRAIMYADKITKSMQAALDETEYRRAKQMQYNEEHGKVPTALNKKISENLVGRSKDFPDEKYTQKEITQKVAEVKATYATEDIEKIIAQKQKEMEAAAKNLDFIKAAKLRDEIVALKG; via the coding sequence ATGAAATTCAATCTACAATCAGAATATCAACCTACAGGAGATCAGCCTAAAGCAATTGAAAAATTGACTGCCGGAATAGAGATCGGCGAAAAATATCAAACTTTGCTTGGGGTAACGGGTTCCGGAAAAACATTTACTGTTGCCAATGTTGTGAATAACGTTCAGAAACCGACTTTGGTTTTGGCGCATAACAAAACTTTGGCGGCTCAGCTTTTTATGGAATTTAAAGAATTCTATCCCGAAAATGCGGTTGAATATTTCGTGAGTTACTATGATTACTATCAACCCGAAGCTTATATTGCAAGCTCAGGAACTTATATAGAAAAAGACTTAAGCATCAATGAAGAGGTAGAAAAATTGCGTCTTTCTGCGATTGCAAGTTTGCTTTCTGGAAGAAGAGATATTTTGATCGTTGCCTCAGTATCATGTATTTATGGTGTTGGGAACCCTGCTGAATTTCATAAATCATTAATTTCTCTTGAGATTGGTGAAAAAACAACGCGAACAGCATTGCTTCATTCTTTAGTTAATGCGTTGTACTCTAGAACATTGGCTGATTTTCAGCGTGGGACGTTTCGTGTAAAAGGAGATGTAATTGATGTATTTCCTGCGTATGCAGATAACGGAATAAGAATTCAGTTTTTTGGCGATGAAATTGAAAAAATTCAAAGCTTTGATCCTGTTTCCGGAAATGTAACTTCTAATTTTGATCAGATCCAGATCTATCCTGCCAATCTTTTTGTAACCACAAAAGAAACCTTGAATGGTGCGATAAAAAACATTCAGGATGATATGGTAAAACAGGTCGACTTTTTTGCAGAAATCGGAAAGCCTTTAGAATCAAAAAGACTGCAGGAAAGAACAGAATTAGACCTTGAAATGATCAAAGAGCTTGGTTATTGCTCAGGAATTGAAAATTATTCGCGTTATCTTGACGGAAGACTTCCGGGATCTCGTCCTTTCTGCCTTTTAGATTATTTTCCAAAAGATTTCTTAATGGTAATTGATGAAAGCCACGTTACGGTTCCGCAGGTTCATGCGATGTATGGCGGTGACAGAAGCCGTAAAGAAGCCTTGGTGGAATATGGTTTCCGACTTCCTGCAGCGATGGATAACAGACCTTTAAAGTTTGAAGAATTTGAAGCGATTCAAAACCAAGTCATTTATGTTTCGGCAACTCCGGCAGACTATGAATTAGAGAAAACCGGTGGTGAATATATTGAGCAGATCATCCGTCCTACAGGACTTTTAGACCCAATTATTGAAGTAAGACCATCGTTAAATCAGATCGATGATTTAATGGAAGAAATAAATAAACGTGCTGAAATTGATGAAAGAGTTTTAGTGACTACTTTAACTAAAAAAATGGCGGAAGAGCTCACAAAATATTTCACAAAATTCGGAATCAGAACGAGGTATATTCACTCTGATGTTGAAACTTTAGAGCGTATTCAGATCATGCAGGATCTGCGTCTCGGTGTTTTTGATGTTTTAATTGGAGTCAATTTATTGAGAGAAGGTCTTGATTTACCTGAAGTTTCATTGGTTGCCATTTTAGATGCTGATAAAGAAGGAATGTTGAGAAGTAGAAGGTCGATGATTCAAACCGTTGGTCGTGCTGCGAGAAATGTAAATGGGAGAGCTATTATGTATGCCGATAAAATTACCAAATCGATGCAGGCAGCTTTAGATGAAACCGAATATCGTCGTGCAAAACAAATGCAGTACAATGAAGAGCATGGAAAAGTTCCGACCGCATTAAACAAAAAAATATCTGAAAATCTTGTCGGAAGAAGTAAAGATTTCCCTGACGAAAAATATACTCAAAAGGAAATTACCCAAAAAGTTGCCGAAGTAAAAGCTACCTATGCTACTGAGGATATTGAAAAAATAATCGCTCAAAAGCAAAAAGAAATGGAAGCTGCCGCAAAAAATCTTGATTTTATAAAAGCTGCAAAACTGAGAGACGAAATTGTAGCTTTGAAAGGATGA